GGCGCGGGACGCCGCGCGCCCCATTCTTGCATTCCTGCCCGCGGCTTTCAAGCCACGGGGCGCGCTATTTCTGGGCCAGCAGCCGGGCCACCCGGTGCAGCACCTGCGGCAAGGCGTCGTGCGCGTCGCAGGCCACCACCTGTCGCCCAGGCATGGCGCGCAGCCAGGTGAGCTGGCGTTTGGCGAGCTGGCGCGTGGCGAAGATGCCCTTGTCGCGTAGCTCGGCCAGTGCCGGACGGTCCAGCCCGCGCGCGCTGTGCGCGTCCATGCCGCGTGCGTCGTGCGCGTCCATGACCTCCCAGGCCTGCCGGTAGCCCACGCAGCGCATCGAGGGCAGCTCGGGCGACAGGTCGCCGCGCGCGCGCAGCGCCTGCATCTCTGCCAGGAAGCCGGCGGTCAGCATGGCGTCGAAGCGCTGGGCGATGCGCGCGTGGAGCCAGGCGCGGTCCTGCGGTTCCAGGGAAATCAGGGTGGGAGTCCTTGTCCCCTGGTCCTCGGGCGCTCTCTTTTTTGTAGCGTGGAAAGAACTCAGCGGCTGGCCCGAGACCCGGAACACCTCCAGCGCGCGCTGGATGCGCTGGCTGTCGGCGGGGGGCAGCCGGGCCGCCGTGGCCGGGTCGATGCGCGCCAGCTCGGCATGCATGGCGGGCCAGCCTCGCTTTGCGGCCTCGGCCTCGAGCGCGGCGCGGATGGCCGGGTCGGCCGGCGGCATCGGATCGAGCCCCTCGAACAGCGCCTTGAAGTAGAGCATGGTGCCGCCCACCAGCAAGGCCAGCCGGCCGCGCGCGTTGATCTCGCCGACGAGCCGCTGTGCGTCGGCCACGAACTCGGCCGCGCTGTAGGCCTGCAGCGGGTCGCGGATGTCGATCAGGTGGTGCGGCACGGCGGCCAGTTCGGCGTGCGAGGGCTTGGCCGTGCCGATATCCATGCCGCGGTAGACCAGCGCCGAGTCCACGCTGATGATCTCCAGCGGGTGGTGGCGCGCGATCGCCAGCGCCGCGGCGGTCTTGCCCGAGGCGGTGGGGCCGGCCAGCGCGATGCAGCGTGCTGGCACGGCGTCAGGGCTTGCCGGCGTCCCCATGCCTTTGCACCAGGGTCCAGGCCGTGAGCGCGATGCACACGCTCCAGAACCACACGCCGTTGACCAGCGGCAGCACGGTGCCGTCCAGCCGTGTGCCCAGCCAGCCGCCGATGGCGAAGGCCGCCAGCATCATCAGGAAGCCGTTGAGCGCCGAAGCCGCACCCGCGGCCTGCGGAAACGGCCCCACGGCGCCGCTCTGCCCGCAGGGCTGGTGCACGCCGTGCGCCAGCATGAACAACCAGAACGGCAGCAGGATGGCCCAGGGGCCCTGCACCCCCGCCAGCGCCAGGACGCCCATCAGCGTGCCGCCGGTCAGCGTGAGCCCGCCCGCGACCGCCACCGAGCG
This Variovorax terrae DNA region includes the following protein-coding sequences:
- the miaA gene encoding tRNA (adenosine(37)-N6)-dimethylallyltransferase MiaA — encoded protein: MGTPASPDAVPARCIALAGPTASGKTAAALAIARHHPLEIISVDSALVYRGMDIGTAKPSHAELAAVPHHLIDIRDPLQAYSAAEFVADAQRLVGEINARGRLALLVGGTMLYFKALFEGLDPMPPADPAIRAALEAEAAKRGWPAMHAELARIDPATAARLPPADSQRIQRALEVFRVSGQPLSSFHATKKRAPEDQGTRTPTLISLEPQDRAWLHARIAQRFDAMLTAGFLAEMQALRARGDLSPELPSMRCVGYRQAWEVMDAHDARGMDAHSARGLDRPALAELRDKGIFATRQLAKRQLTWLRAMPGRQVVACDAHDALPQVLHRVARLLAQK